A single genomic interval of Nostoc commune NIES-4072 harbors:
- a CDS encoding aspartyl protease, with translation MIAGSFGDNGELLFEIELVAANDEKFSVEALFDTGFTNGWLAINTQDLEVLEWSLMSAQIEMQTARGEAQFDIYEGKLIIDGTEFVIPVHVGNDIPDTIIGSLWLDIMQLVVNKPKCLLTLEILVSS, from the coding sequence ATGATTGCAGGTTCGTTTGGGGATAATGGCGAGCTACTATTTGAAATTGAGCTTGTTGCTGCTAATGATGAGAAATTTTCTGTTGAAGCTTTATTCGATACCGGGTTTACAAATGGGTGGTTAGCCATCAATACCCAAGACTTGGAAGTATTGGAGTGGTCATTAATGAGCGCACAAATCGAGATGCAGACAGCGCGAGGGGAAGCACAATTTGATATCTATGAAGGCAAACTCATCATTGACGGAACTGAATTTGTAATTCCCGTTCATGTTGGAAATGATATTCCTGATACCATCATAGGTTCCTTGTGGCTGGACATCATGCAGTTGGTAGTTAACAAACCGAAATGTTTATTAACCCTTGAGATATTGGTGAGCAGTTAA